In Anopheles gambiae chromosome 2, idAnoGambNW_F1_1, whole genome shotgun sequence, a single window of DNA contains:
- the LOC4576905 gene encoding major facilitator superfamily domain-containing protein 6 codes for MDTKPKAVPSGRWFNPQLVQLKVTLFLLFGATSALTPYLTIHMQSIGLTVEEVASVYLTLLFTSCLSPPLTGYLIDRFGRYKPVLLTSIVLNAVSHHLIHFIPARNVIVTYRSWNVSLAGDGAALILHGTYCPLQGYLNSSCSSNSSTSLPTYLGASDISCADLLIPDCALPAMSAGTLSLLEPIPPASEYDATFWTYLAVRFVAASMLASTLTITDPIALDMVEQHGGDFGREKLYSSVGMAIFTPLTGLMIDAWSSGSGPTETVYTPAFYTYDLLLLGSLVSVSLMPIGRKIPSESVVKDTRRLLRLPPVLAFLAFLFLLGNFWGFIESYLFVIMKAMGSPNYLLGLTYTVGTVASIPMMYLLERITQRVGHVNLLVVAFFAHALRILGYSWITNPYWCFPIELNEAISCYFMWVVATTYCAVLAPNSLVATLIGIAGMVHFCLGKGVGAFVGGFLIARVGLVLAFRYVGYMAVGCGVLYKLVHLLWLHRYDGRALPDRDPVRAVEELVKRRASILPKVDQFGSVVSFGGLARTKAEDAHDKVNDEEQTPVENGSIEP; via the exons ATGGATACGAAGCCAAAGGCTGTGCCAAGCGGACGGTGGTTCAACCCGCAGCTGGTGCAGCTGAAGGTGACACTGTTTCTTCTGTTCGGTGCAACGAGCGCCCTCACGCCGTACCTGACGATCCACATGCAAAGCATCGGGCTGACGGTGGAGGAGGTCGCGTCGGTGTACTTGACGCTGCTGTTCACCTCCTGCCTCAGTCCACCGCTGACGGGCTACTTGATCGATCGCTTTGGCCGCTACAAACCGGTTCTGCTGACGAGCATTGTGCTTAATGCCGTATCGCATCACTTGATCCACTTTATCCCGGCCCGTAACGTCATCGTGACGTACCGCAGCTGGAACGTGTCGCTTGCTGGCGACGGTGCTGCTCTGATTCTACAC GGAACGTACTGTCCACTCCAAGGATACCTCAACTCATCTTGTAGCTCCAACAGCAGTACCTCCCTACCGACGTACCTCGGTGCGAGTGATATAAGCTGCGCCGATCTTCTCATTCCCGACTGTGCCCTGCCTGCGATGTCAGCCGGCACGCTGTCGCTGCTGGAACCGATCCCACCGGCAAGCGAGTACGATGCAACATTCTGGACATACCTTGCCGTTCGGTTCGTGGCGGCATCGATGCTCGCCTCCACGCTCACCATTACCGATCCGATCGCGCTCGACATGGTGGAGCAGCACGGCGGTGACTTTGGCCGCGAGAAGCTCTACTCGAGCGTGGGCATGGCGATCTTCACACCCCTAACCGGGCTCATGATTGACGCCTGGTCGAGCGGGTCCGGCCCGACCGAAACCGTCTACACGCCCGCCTTCTACACCtacgatctgctgctgctcggctcGCTCGTCTCGGTGTCGCTGATGCCGATCGGCCGCAAGATCCCGTCCGAGAGCGTGGTGAAGGACACGCGCCGTCTGCTGCGGCTGCCGCCCGTGCTCGCTTTCCTAGCGTTTCTGTTTCTGCTCGGCAACTTCTGGGGCTTCATCGAGAGCTACCTGTTCGTGATCATGAAGGCGATGGGTTCGCCCAACTATCTGCTCGGCCTGACCTACACGGTCGGGACGGTGGCCAGCATACCGATGATGTACCTGCTGGAGCGTATTACGCAGCGCGTCGGCCACGTAAACCTGCTCGTGGTGGCGTTCTTTGCCCACGCGCTGCGCATTCTCGGCTACTCGTGGATCACCAACCCGTACTGGTGCTTCCCGATCGAGCTGAACGAAGCCATCTCGTGCTACTTTATGTGGGTCGTCGCCACGACGTACTGTGCGGTGCTGGCGCCGAACAGCTTGGTCGCTACGCTGATCGGCATTGCCGGGATGGTGCACTTCTGTCTCGGGAAGGGCGTTGGTGCGTTTGTGGGTGGGTTTTTAATAGCGCGCGTTGGGCTGGTGCTCGCTTTCCGCTATGTTGGGTATATGGCCGTGGGCTGTGGTGTGCTGTACAAACTGGTGCATCTGCTATGGCTGCACAGGTACGATGGACGAGCGCTGCCGGACCGGGATCCCGTACGTGCCGTGGAGGAGCTGGTTAAACGGAGGGCTTCGATCTTGCCAAAGGTTGATCAGTTTGGCAGTGTCGTATCGTTCGGTGGACTCGCACGAACGAAAGCGGAAGATGCGCATGACAAGGTGAACGATGAAGAGCAGACTCCAGTTGAGAACGGATCAATAGAGCCATAA